One Fusarium poae strain DAOMC 252244 chromosome 4, whole genome shotgun sequence DNA window includes the following coding sequences:
- the FSA1 gene encoding Hybrid PKS-NRPS synthetase fsa1 → MYTSGLTTRKPSNNKLSSGAVAKYNNGLRPPADGGDGYVATKWASEAFLKQAVDSIGLSVFNHHPVGCESVKQSEEENISIVNEFMQIVKSLGCRPSFEGVGGFADVMLVSEVVGATFNSQTGKGLCILEHKAHQRAYVESFATVVESDDSLSKLPSIPILEWFRRAKMAGFSYFLASQDLVLESQLFSRR, encoded by the coding sequence ATGTATACCTCGGGACTTACGACTCGGAAACCCTCAAACAATAAACTGTCTTCTGGCGCTGTCGCAAAGTACAACAACGGACTAAGGCCTCCGGCGGATGGTGGTGACGGCTATGTGGCTACTAAATGGGCGTCGGAGGCTTTCCTGAAACAAGCTGTTGACTCAATCGGTCTTTCTgttttcaaccaccatccTGTGGGATGCGAGTCAGTGAAGCAATCAGAAGAAGAAAACATATCCATTGTCAATGAGTTTATGCAAATCGTCAAATCGCTCGGATGTCGACCGTCTTTCGAAGGAGTGGGCGGCTTTGCGGATGTCATGCTCGTCAGTGAAGTCGTTGGAGCTACTTTCAATTCTCAGACTGGAAAGGGACTTTGTATTTTAGAACACAAAGCACATCAGCGGGCTTATGTGGAATCGTTCGCTACAGTGGTCGAGTCTGATGATAGCTTGAGCAAGCTACCCAGTATCCCCATCTTGGAATGGTTTCGAAGGGCGAAGATGGCAGggttttcttattttttgGCGTCGCAGGATCTCGTTCTAGAATCACAGCTATTTTCAAGGCGGTGA